In Plasmodium brasilianum strain Bolivian I chromosome 12, whole genome shotgun sequence, the genomic window taaaatatagccAATTAATTCAAAACACGTCTAAACAGACATAAGTTcagttacatatataaaatcacAAGAAGCGATTcgtgaaataaaaaaaaagtcacattaatagaaattaaaatagttcatatgaattttataaaaaattattacttttaataataaaaaaaataatatcaaaaCTCCAACTAGCCAGTTAgctagctttttttttttttttttttttcatgtatgtgtgtgtgtgtgtgtgtttttttttttatattttatacagcCATTTCATGAAAAGATAAGGTACAACAGAGCCATTCGTACATATAAACCATTCTCTGCCTGTAAAAAATACACACTTTTGGGATTTTCATCAACTTCTACTTTTATTTCGTTAACTCTTGGAAGCGGATGAAGTAtctataaaaagaattaaataagaatataaaaccaataagtatattacaaaaaatttaaagtttCGCAAATATAAAACTTAACAAAATATGCCCAAAATTTCGGGTGCGAGTGtgtagaaaatattaaataaaaatcatgtaaattatttttactgttgttgaaaaattattttaaaataaggaAATGAATATACACACTTATATGTTACCCACCTTTGCATCTTCTCTTATGTTCTTCAGAACATTATTGTCTAAAATGAAAGCATCtttataattgttatattCTTGTAAATCAGAAAACCTTTCTTTTTGTATTCTTGTCATATATATGACGTGTGCATCTTTTAAACCATTTTCcaaattatcatatttttttatagaattttcattataaaaattgtttctttttaaattattgatTATAATATGCGTTATATATTCAGGAATATCTAAAGATTTACATGATACAAAATTAAAGTTAACATTATATCTACTAAGTAATTTACTAAGTGAATGAACAgttcttccattttttaaatcaccCACAAACgcaatattaattttttggtttttATCTCTTTCcaaaataaatggaaaaaaattatatattgtataaaaGTCTAAAAGTGACTGAGTTGGATGTTCCCCTGTTCCATTCCCTGCATTAATTATTGGTTTCTTTGATGATGCAACAGCAAGATCTACATTAttctgttaaaaaaaaattgttttgcGAAAGATGAATCAATGTGTGTAACATTAAAGCGCCAATAATAAGTAGCAGTAGGGTAATATTAAAGTAACAGTAGGACgtcaataataaaatgataacagatattataaaataataataatttcaaaataagatataaaaGAATGGAATAAGAAAGTGCGAACAGTTGTATACAAACACTATATATCTAAGTgttccttaatttttttggaaatacatataaacatatacacatatatatatatatatatatatatatagacacatgtacatttttttattatttttacatttgaTGGATCCCTATAGATTATACCGTCCACATATTTTGACAAAATCGTAAAAGCATCTTGCACAGTTTCCCCTTTATAAAAAGATGTAGAATTCATAtcagttatatttattactttcGAACCCAATCTTAAAATTGCAGAATCGAAGGAGCATCTAGTTCTTGTACTAGGTTCAAGAAATATACTACAAAAAACTTTATTATCTAAATATCtagaattttcattattctttAGTATGGATTCAAACTTCTTAGCTGTGAATAAAATTGCTAGCAATTCCTCATCATTTATATCATCTATATTTATGacattcttatttttcattttttctattatcatatctaaatttattttatatttgttgttCAGGTAATTTTTTTCACCAATGATTAACTTGGCTTTTCTTTTGCCTGAAATCACATGTGCTAGTATTGCTGccattaaaaatgtaaatactACAAATATAGAACTCAGTATTTCTATCATTTTTCGTGTATGcaatataaataagaatGTGCTACtataaatttgttaataaaatacattaaaataaataaataaaaaaaaaaaaaatatatatatatatataatagatatataggaaaataaaataaattatttgcttaattctttaattaaattttcaaaatttagacatattttcttaaaaattatataaaacaaaatataccaaataattttatgtgttataaaaaagataaaataaaataacatatctGTTATTTCGgcaaaatatgttttattttctgcACAAATAAGTCGTCTATTAATAATTCACATTTAGAGCTTATTAACTACAAATagaaatgtataaaatttaaaattaaatgacaaaaaataaaaataaaaattaaaaataaaaatgaaaaataaaaaataaaaaataaaataaataaataaaatcattataatataataatacaataaatcaataataatgtaataatgCAATAATGCAATAATAATACGacaataatgtaatattaatatataataataataataatgaataaatttgAAAGACCTGCTAAaactttattttcatattacaAAATGAAACACAAATGCTTGTGTAAATGTGTATTAACAAGTAATGAATAGTGATATATAAACAACACAACTCCCAAACAACGTAGAAATACATTAAccatataattcatattttgcAGTACAAAAATGCGAAATGCGTGAAATGTGCCATcacatttatttcatttatttattataagatAACAAATCAATTTTCTGATTTAAAGGAATCGTACATATTAATTTGgatttttcaattttcttagaaataaaaagaaaagaggaTGAATGATGAAAGAGAAGAAATTTGTAGatacaaacaaaaataacacataagtatatatacaaatacaattacaaatacaaatacatatacatatacatatatatatatataatataatgtcCTCGTTTAACTAAGTTTTGATTGCCATTTATTTCACCAAGCATAAtttaagttaaaaattaaaagccctactttaaatatataacataattaagagccttattttaaatatactaacaaaaagtaaaagcCGTACTTTAAATATTCTAATAACGTACATAAGCTTGATATATAAAACGTAAAAGTTACTATCATATaggaaaaacatataaaatgtaagCCATAAAAAGAAATCAAAATAATAGCTTGTATGCAACgaagcatatataaattaaaatgtttaacgtgtagctttaaaaaaaaaaaaaaaagtacacgttttttttttttttttcaagtagAGTTCAACAgggaaaaatatgaatatggatgtataattacataatatatatgcatataataacTTATATAACATGTTTGCATTGTAATATAAGATCGTGAAACAGAAAAATACTTTGCAATGTAGCTTTAACTTCGTTCGCATATATAGAATGTAACGGACAccgcacatatataaagttccggtttttttttttaaaaaagaaggaaaaagttgtacatataaaatatgaataaattagtACATTTTCTCCGGAAAATGTCCATATAACGGATAGCATAAAAATTGTGAAGCGAAAAAATTGGTGAAATGTTTATAACCAGCTACTTTGAtcgtaaatataaattaagtGAAAAGagagaacaaaaaattgaaaatgatGGATGcaagaaaacaaatatagaacaggttttaaaaaatgcttTAATTTCATATAAGGAGAAATTAAGTGTAGTAGatgaggaaaataaaaaagagaaaataaaggaaatttTATCGcaattgttaaaaaaaaggttgaAAAGAAATGATAATGTAACTACTGGTATAAACCTTACTTACGATGATACTAATAATGACCGAACAacaaatgatgaaaatgaacCTTTCCATaatgatttttatttagaTAATAGtggtatacatataaataataaagaggGCGGAATAGGGAGCATTTTAAAAGAGAACAAAAGTTTAAAATATTGTgcacaaaatatattgttactAGGCACATATCTAGAAcatgataaattaaaaaatatgaacatacaggatatatataatattattgatacatatatatcaaaaaataaacacgAAATTGATGAAATTAAGGAGAAGTTAAAAGTAGAATCGGAAAAGGAATTAACAAGggtaaaaaatgatttatgtACAATTCATGCTATAAAGAAGGAATTAGCtagtattaaaattatagaagAAGAGAACGGTTGTATAAATGCAGCGGAATATATGATAagagaaatgaaaaatatacaaaaactaaaaaaacaaaaagaatatattatatgtttaaaaaattcgTTAATAAAACTAGAACAAGCCAAGAAATGTGCTGTTAGTGGGAAATATGATGAAACTCTTATCATCATATTAGATATTGTAAAAGTATTgcatgtatttaaaaaaaatatgaaagaacaaattataaaaggaattaaattctttattCCTCTGTTGTcagaatattatttaaatagaaCAGAGTTATTATTGTCTAGTATTTATTGGGGAAATAATATAACCCATGTATCAACAAACGCGTTGGAAgaattaacaaataatatagatCACAGTAGTGATGATGAATATTCCGCGTATTTAGATTACGAAGACTTTGGATTAAAAGATGTAAATAGTATTGGATACGGAGTTAATCTACATAGTAACAGGAAAGATAGTTTATCTAGGGATAGAGGTACAAATATGCTTAACTGTAGTATGTCctataaagaaaaagcattcaaggaaaaaataaaaaatactacTATTTTTGATAACACATACATTTCGCTGATAAAGAAAGAAAGTCCTGAGTTCATCAGCATTTTGATAAGCTGGaatataattgaaaaaattgacAATCATATACgtgatgaaaaaaaacattcGAAGAAATTCTTTCTTCATAAAAAGAATTCTCCAGTGGTGTATATTGATGAGCTTGCTAGtagtataattaaattttttagatCCTTTTTTCAAGATGATAAGAGTCCGTTATTAAAATTTGATAAGCCTGAATGGGGgcttaaatatttattctaccAATCCATTATAAGTGGttcaattataaaaatgcttATGAGGTGTGTTAACAAGGAAGATCTACAAGACAATATGATATTGCATCGCGCACTGCAGGATatgattttatataataacaagTACAAAAACGTTAAGGCGAAGGATAGCGATCAGACGGGTTACAACAGTAGTAGAAttggtagtagtagtaatatatatatgccacATAACAGTCAGGCGAACATTAGTTTACCCAGTTCGGATAGTATGCCATGGGGAGGAAAAGACAGGATCGGAGAGAGCAGCATGGAAAAGaaattagaaaatatgaTATTGGGAAATGAAGAAGATGATTTATATGGTATAGAGAAGGAAGAAGAGTTTAAGTTAGATTATAAGACATATTatgaaacatataataacatGAATAATGAAGAGAAGGAAGAGTACTTTTACTTAATAACGAATTGTGAGCAATTATTGGATAGACTTAATTACTGCATTATATCTGAATGCAGATTGTACATTTTGAGTAGgatttcatattttgttcatatgtatTATTCAGAAGAGGACAAAGaggatgtaaaaaaattatttttaaatttcatgcatcatattattatgatatacGATAAATGGTCTTTATATGATAGtattaattgtaaatatttactgAACGACTTTTTTAACAAcacatttattcatttgacCTATGAGGAGAAGTCTTCACATCAGGAGGAAAACAAGGAGTATAATGACTACAATGAGCATAATGACCACAAGGACAGCAACGACATAGAggataatacaaataatgaaCAACGAATAAGAGACCTTCTTACATCAAAAACGTGTAACACagatgaaataaaaagtgGTGTATATGTAAGGGATTTCTTCATATCACTAGAAAACGAATTTCTCACAGACATTCTTAAAGATATGTCGACTAACAACTGCTGTGTACAATTAAAGAACAGTATAATTTTAGAGGATGGTGATTGCATAAATGAGTACTgccatatatttattgaacttttgaaaaaaatagaaaagagGATAATATACTTTCAACAGAGTAAAGAATTTATAGAAGATTATATTAACAACGTtgtaaagaaattattaataattgtaaaagaCGAATTTCGTAATCACTGGAACAGTATAAATGATTTGATAGGAAATTCTGAAATGAcatgtttattatatgtatcttttttttctataaataaatttcttaCCAATTTTCAATTTAGAGATTATATGAAAGATATGATTTCTAGTTTTGATAccttagaaaaaaaaatgttacacAACTTTTTAGATGCCTTTTATCATTTCATAtctatacgtatatataatttattttctgtcAATAATGCATTTCATGAGTATATActaaataatgtatataagattaaaaaatgtctaccttattacattttcataaatatgtgtaataaaattttgcgCAAGTTGGATTACACTATTTTGAATTTCCTCATGAATCAGAATACTTCCTTTTTACATGATGAAAGTTTGTTCAACACATTTATTAGTAATTCTTTGTTAATTTTACAATACGTTCAAGACCTAAATGCTAGGAACGACATCTATATAATGCCCTCGTTACAAGAAATTGTAAAGTTACTGACTGATGATATAGATAAccttaaaacaaaaattaacgaaattaaaaacaattatatacTGTTGAATAATAAGAACAATTGGTTAGGTCTTGTTACTAAATTTACCAGTGCTTTGTTGAAGGAAGACTCTAGTGATGACATGAATTCTACTAATGAAAACCTTGAAGAGGAAAAAGACGAGAccaaaaattcaaaaatttcgttaaaaaaaattaagcttATTTTGTTGAGGAGACCGGATATAAAACATGTTGCAGAGAAATCCATTGTTATTCAGGAATTTGTTGAGTGGtgaacttttttttgtgtCACTACATGATATGTTGAGTCGTGTGTTAAATGTGTCagatacttttttttttttttttttcgtcttTTCGAAAAGCTGCAAACGACAAATGGGCGCCATTATATATCCAAAATGTGCGAAAGTTATTTTCCAAACCGCGTGCAAGTTCTCGTTAGGCAAAGTTCAGGCTTAAAAAGTGGTAACCCCCCTTAGGGATGAACATAAACGACCATTAACAAATGTTGGAAAGtacaaatgaatataaataaatgtgcTTACCTTTGCATGCATGTGCATATACGtgtgtatataagtatgcatatacgtatgcatatacctttatatatatttttgcacaATACCCACGTTCATATTTGTGcccatttttcttttttgtcaTAATATAACTTCAACTTTTacgtaaataaattttaaaatttccttttttttttactatctTGATTCATTTAGCACCTTGCAATTTCAAAGTGTTACTCTCTAAATTGTTCTTACTTTGCTCAACGAGATTTTTCATGAAATACTCGCCTGCTTTGTAGGAAGACCTGACTAGCGGTCCGCTAGCAATATATTTGAAGCCCATTTTTAGCCCCTCTTCTTTGTAATAATCAAATGATTGAGGAGAAATATATTCTACAACATTTAAATGATTTTTGGTTGGTCTTAAGTATTGACCGAATGTTATAACATCAATGTCGTTATCTCTTACATGATGCATAGCTTCGAGTACTTCTTCTTTTGTTTCTCCTAAGCCTAACATTATGCTTGTTTTTGTATACAATTTAGGGTTTATTTCTTTAGCTTTTTTCAAAACGAATAAGGattgttcataatttgcTCTCCTGTCTCGCACATATTTCTGCAATCGCTTAACCGTTTCAATgttatgtgcatatacatcCATTCCACTTAAAGCTAGTCTCTTAACTGAATCAATGTTTCCTTGAAAGTCAGATACTAAGCATTCAATCAAAATATCTGGTcttgaaaatttaattaattcaaCAGTTTTTGCAAAATGGTTTGCCCCTCCATCTGCTAAATCATCTCTGTCAACTGAGGTTAAAACAATATAGTTCATATTCCATTCGCATACAGCCTTAGCTGTGTTAAAAGGTTCATTAACATCTGGGGGTAAAGGTTTTGATGATGTCTTCACTGAACAAAATTTACATCCTCTTGTACATGTATCACCTAACAGCATAATGGTAGCTGTTCCTATATTCCAACATTCACCTATGTTGGGACATTGAGCTTCTTCACAAACCGTATgcaattttaatttctttaaatcattttttaatttgttatattttgtacCTGTTGGTGCAGGAACGTGAAACCAGTCGGGTTTTTTTTCTGGCATCTTGTTTCCCACCTTAGGTCTTTGTAATTCCATAGCTGGCCTTCTGCCATCGCTGCGGCTACTGTTATCACTACTGCTATTGTTACTGCCACTGCTATCACTACTGCTATTGTTACTGCTACTGTTATCACTACTGCTATTGTTACTGCCACTGCTATCACTACTGCTATTGTTACTGCTACTGTTATCACTACTGCTATTGTTACTGCCACTGCTATCACTACTGCTATTGTTACTGCTACTGTTATCACTACTGCTATTGTTACTGCCACTGCTATCACTACTGCTATTGTTACTGCTACTGTTATCACTACCGCTATTGCTACCGCTAGCAGTGCTATAGTctttattacaaaatttgATGCTCTCTGGATTGTCTTCCCAACTCCTGTTATCGTTTACACCATCTCTATTATCGACCACATTATCTTCCCCATTATCACTATCTCCTGACCACTCGTCCTCGGGGATTCCAGATGCTACATAACATTTACTAACAGTATTCCTCCGCATGTACTTCTTATCATTATCCATTCGTTTACTTAGATCTAAATTTCGACCCAATTTCAACCTCCACACGTGacattttttacattctatcttgttatttttatatttaagatatttttttttttttaaaaagtcctttatatatagtattttaTATCTAGTGTAATAAGAACGACGTTCAGATTTTGCATAAACTATTATGTTACcactttttaatattgcagaaatggaaaaaagtaCATgtgtgaaaaataataaaacgcaaaaatacatacttatgaaatataacgggatatatattttaccaaAAGAACATATACTGGAGGGATGAAAAACATACAAAGCGGGACAGATATTGTAATTAACCTTAAcaactattttaaaaagaaacaatatattttggaacattaaattttttaccgATCTACTCATCGGTTAAGCGTTCATATTTGCACTTTTTAGGCAGTTCTCCAGGATacgtattttaatttttgaatatcTGAATATTTGTACATTGTCACATCTAAATATCTGCTTATTTGCTTATttgcatatttgtatatttgcatatttgcatatttgcatacatgtataagtGTATGTATTCACTTAAGTATGTATGCTGTACGTGTGTATGCATGAATACAagcacatatacatgcatataggCATGGGTACATTGGCAAAAACAAAGGAATACATGTATTATACCCCAGTGAAactcacatatatatatataatacatacatgctGATACATGCAGAACAAATATTTGTGGAGAGGTCaccatatttatttttttgccatttttttctaattggCTTTTTATATTTCGTGCATTTTTTCTTAACTTTCCCACAGTTTTTCTTATCATTTACGAGGCCTTGCTTTTTTCTGGTAAACATAAAGGAGTACAAAATTTATGCGTGACTTAAAACATATGTTAggccaaaaaaaaagaaaaaaaaaatgctgaATAAGGGCAACTTCAgttcttatatatacatcccAGGTAGGTTAAATGAAATTAGGGAAATGAGTTTGTAAGAACTGGTTTTTACGCGggcttatatatacatgcatacatatatatatatatatatatatatatatatatatatatatatatatatttttatacacgCTTCTCCCACCTGCAGTGAAATGTAACAAAAgtgtcaaaaaaaaatgcgaGCTCTGTTATGAGGTTTTGTGCAAACTAGTAGAAAAGCAATTTAGCTTATGTAATGATAAGAGGAAGAatgcaaatttttataacggtaaaaataatagcttaaataaagaagaaatatcAAAGCATGTTTTTTACCA contains:
- a CDS encoding aspartate carbamoyltransferase, with translation MIEILSSIFVVFTFLMAAILAHVISGKRKAKLIIGEKNYLNNKYKINLDMIIEKMKNKNVINIDDINDEELLAILFTAKKFESILKNNENSRYLDNKVFCSIFLEPSTRTRCSFDSAILRLGSKVINITDMNSTSFYKGETVQDAFTILSKYVDGIIYRDPSNNNVDLAVASSKKPIINAGNGTGEHPTQSLLDFYTIYNFFPFILERDKNQKINIAFVGDLKNGRTVHSLSKLLSRYNVNFNFVSCKSLDIPEYITHIIINNLKRNNFYNENSIKKYDNLENGLKDAHVIYMTRIQKERFSDLQEYNNYKDAFILDNNVLKNIREDAKILHPLPRVNEIKVEVDENPKSVYFLQAENGLYVRMALLYLIFS
- a CDS encoding hypothetical protein (conserved Plasmodium protein); the encoded protein is MFITSYFDRKYKLSEKREQKIENDGCKKTNIEQVLKNALISYKEKLSVVDEENKKEKIKEILSQLLKKRLKRNDNVTTGINLTYDDTNNDRTTNDENEPFHNDFYLDNSGIHINNKEGGIGSILKENKSLKYCAQNILLLGTYLEHDKLKNMNIQDIYNIIDTYISKNKHEIDEIKEKLKVESEKELTRVKNDLCTIHAIKKELASIKIIEEENGCINAAEYMIREMKNIQKLKKQKEYIICLKNSLIKLEQAKKCAVSGKYDETLIIILDIVKVLHVFKKNMKEQIIKGIKFFIPLLSEYYLNRTELLLSSIYWGNNITHVSTNALEELTNNIDHSSDDEYSAYLDYEDFGLKDVNSIGYGVNLHSNRKDSLSRDRGTNMLNCSMSYKEKAFKEKIKNTTIFDNTYISLIKKESPEFISILISWNIIEKIDNHIRDEKKHSKKFFLHKKNSPVVYIDELASSIIKFFRSFFQDDKSPLLKFDKPEWGLKYLFYQSIISGSIIKMLMRCVNKEDLQDNMILHRALQDMILYNNKYKNVKAKDSDQTGYNSSRIGSSSNIYMPHNSQANISLPSSDSMPWGGKDRIGESSMEKKLENMILGNEEDDLYGIEKEEEFKLDYKTYYETYNNMNNEEKEEYFYLITNCEQLLDRLNYCIISECRLYILSRISYFVHMYYSEEDKEDVKKLFLNFMHHIIMIYDKWSLYDSINCKYLLNDFFNNTFIHLTYEEKSSHQEENKEYNDYNEHNDHKDSNDIEDNTNNEQRIRDLLTSKTCNTDEIKSGVYVRDFFISLENEFLTDILKDMSTNNCCVQLKNSIILEDGDCINEYCHIFIELLKKIEKRIIYFQQSKEFIEDYINNVVKKLLIIVKDEFRNHWNSINDLIGNSEMTCLLYVSFFSINKFLTNFQFRDYMKDMISSFDTLEKKMLHNFLDAFYHFISIRIYNLFSVNNAFHEYILNNVYKIKKCLPYYIFINMCNKILRKLDYTILNFLMNQNTSFLHDESLFNTFISNSLLILQYVQDLNARNDIYIMPSLQEIVKLLTDDIDNLKTKINEIKNNYILLNNKNNWLGLVTKFTSALLKEDSSDDMNSTNENLEEEKDETKNSKISLKKIKLILLRRPDIKHVAEKSIVIQEFVEW
- a CDS encoding lipoyl synthase, producing MSRSVKNLMFQNILFLFKIVVKVNYNICPALYKILYIKDFLKKKKYLKYKNNKIECKKCHVWRLKLGRNLDLSKRMDNDKKYMRRNTVSKCYVASGIPEDEWSGDSDNGEDNVVDNRDGVNDNRSWEDNPESIKFCNKDYSTASGSNSGSDNSSSNNSSSDSSGSNNSSSDNSSSNNSSSDSSGSNNSSSDNSSSNNSSSDSSGSNNSSSDNSSSNNSSSDSSGSNNSSSDNSSRSDGRRPAMELQRPKVGNKMPEKKPDWFHVPAPTGTKYNKLKNDLKKLKLHTVCEEAQCPNIGECWNIGTATIMLLGDTCTRGCKFCSVKTSSKPLPPDVNEPFNTAKAVCEWNMNYIVLTSVDRDDLADGGANHFAKTVELIKFSRPDILIECLVSDFQGNIDSVKRLALSGMDVYAHNIETVKRLQKYVRDRRANYEQSLFVLKKAKEINPKLYTKTSIMLGLGETKEEVLEAMHHVRDNDIDVITFGQYLRPTKNHLNVVEYISPQSFDYYKEEGLKMGFKYIASGPLVRSSYKAGEYFMKNLVEQSKNNLESNTLKLQGAK